A genomic region of Cydia strobilella chromosome 12, ilCydStro3.1, whole genome shotgun sequence contains the following coding sequences:
- the LOC134746214 gene encoding aryl-hydrocarbon-interacting protein-like 1 has translation MGDSAPIVKNVIHAGQKYKPISDGSKVHFHFQTWKCGKERVLIDDSRKIGKKEPMILVIGHKFKLEVWESIVKMMAVGEVASFTVKKELVFSYPFVSKTLRELGQETSKKKHACTMTLHTEGIGYPDLDSLMKEPCDLEFIIELLRVERADEYEKEVWQLSSQERLELVPSLREKGNQLYGQKKYDEAEEVYAKAIAICEQLMIRERKSDEEWINLNKIKLPLLLNYAQCKLIKGEYYAVIEHCNTVLEHDKDNEKALYRRAKAHVGAWNPSPAEEDFVRLKTLNPTMGPTVDKELAHIRKLQKDKESKDKDALRKMFGTDNGT, from the exons ATGGGTGATTCTGCACCTATCGTGAAAAATGTAATTCACGCTGGGCAGAAATACAAACCAATATCTGATGGAAGCAag GTGCACTTTCATTTTCAAACATGGAAGTGTGGGAAAGAGAGAGTCCTCATTGATGACAGCAGGAAGATCGGCAAGAAAGAGCCCATGATTCTAGTCATCGGACACAAGTTCAAGCTGGAGGTCTGGGAGTCCATAGTCAAAATGATGGCCGTTGGAGAAGTGGCCAGCTTTACTGTTAAAAAAGAA CTAGTATTCAGCTATCCATTTGTATCAAAAACCTTGCGGGAGCTCGGGCAGGAGACTAGTAAGAAGAAACATGCATGCACTATGACATTGCACACAGAAGGCATTGGCTACCCCGACTTGGACAGTTTAATGAAGGAGCCATGTGATTTAGAATTCATCATAG AACTGCTTCGAGTGGAAAGAGCCGACGAGTACGAGAAGGAAGTGTGGCAGCTCTCCTCGCAAGAGCGGCTGGAGCTGGTGCCCAGTCTCCGGGAGAAGGGGAACCAGCTGTACGGACAGAAGAAATATGATGAAGCAGAGGAGGTGTACGCCAAGGCCATTGCTATTTGTGAACAACTTATGATAAG agaaCGAAAAAGTGACGAGGAATGGATCAACTTGAACAAAATAAAGTTGCCGCTACTACTGAACTACGCGCAGTGCAAACTCATCAAAGGCGAGTACTACGCGGTCATCGAACATTGCAACACCGTCTTAGAACACGATAAAG ACAATGAAAAAGCTCTATACAGACGAGCGAAAGCTCACGTTGGAGCTTGGAACCCGTCGCCCGCGGAAGAGGACTTCGTCCGGCTGAAGACCCTCAACCCCACGATGGGCCCAACGGTGGACAAGGAGCTAGCGCACATAAGGAAATTACAGAAGGATAAGGAGAGCAAAGACAAGGATGCTTTGAGAAAGATGTTCGGGACCGACAACGGCACGTAG